In Anaerolineae bacterium, the following are encoded in one genomic region:
- a CDS encoding nitrate/sulfonate/bicarbonate ABC transporter ATP-binding protein, with protein MSASDYLLEVRHVSQIYHSGSRQFVALQDINLTLSEGEFLCLLGPSGCGKSTLLRIVTGLQRPTEGVVLYRGQPLKGVNPHATIVFQTFALFPWLTVLENVEVALKARGVPPKLRTAKALDLLDRVGLDGFELAYPRELSGGMRQKVGFARAMAVEPELLCLDEPFSALDVPSAEALRGELLELWAEGKIPTRAILMVTHNIEEAVFMADRIVVMDKGPGRVVAEIAVNLPHPRQRRSPEFLELVDKVYGLLAGQTQPEHVELGAAPGEPGRIRALPHITISDLAGFLEHIAETAAHGHDIYRLAKELHLDSDHLFYLTEAAELLGFATVGGGDIALTPLGETFAEGSILARKEIFATRIRRLPIFRWLISMLSAAEGRRLKREVVLLALELEFPPHEAEKQLDTIINWGRYAEIITYDDKTETIFLE; from the coding sequence CTCAGTGAGGGGGAATTCCTCTGCCTGCTGGGGCCATCGGGCTGCGGAAAGAGCACTTTACTGCGCATCGTCACTGGCCTCCAGCGGCCGACGGAAGGAGTCGTGCTCTATCGTGGTCAGCCACTTAAGGGCGTCAACCCCCATGCCACCATCGTCTTCCAGACTTTCGCACTCTTCCCCTGGCTGACAGTTCTGGAGAACGTAGAGGTAGCATTAAAGGCGCGGGGTGTTCCCCCGAAACTGCGCACTGCCAAAGCCCTGGACCTACTGGACCGGGTCGGACTGGATGGGTTTGAACTTGCCTACCCGCGTGAACTTTCCGGCGGGATGCGTCAGAAAGTGGGCTTCGCCCGAGCAATGGCCGTAGAACCAGAACTTCTGTGCCTGGACGAGCCCTTTTCCGCTCTGGATGTGCCAAGCGCAGAAGCGCTGCGGGGAGAACTTCTGGAACTCTGGGCGGAAGGGAAAATCCCCACCCGTGCTATCCTGATGGTAACCCACAACATTGAAGAAGCGGTCTTTATGGCCGACCGTATCGTAGTTATGGATAAAGGCCCTGGACGAGTAGTGGCAGAGATAGCGGTAAATTTACCCCACCCCAGGCAACGGCGGTCGCCAGAATTCCTGGAACTGGTGGACAAAGTCTACGGTTTACTGGCAGGCCAGACCCAACCGGAGCACGTGGAACTGGGGGCAGCACCGGGCGAGCCAGGTCGCATCCGGGCTCTGCCTCATATCACTATAAGCGACCTGGCAGGTTTCCTGGAGCATATAGCTGAAACGGCTGCCCACGGGCACGATATCTACCGCCTGGCTAAGGAATTACATCTGGATTCAGATCACCTGTTCTATCTAACGGAGGCAGCGGAGCTGCTGGGTTTTGCCACCGTCGGCGGTGGCGATATTGCTCTCACCCCCCTTGGGGAGACTTTCGCGGAGGGAAGCATTCTGGCTCGCAAGGAGATTTTCGCTACCCGTATCCGGCGACTCCCGATATTCCGCTGGTTGATATCTATGTTGAGCGCTGCAGAAGGTCGCCGGCTCAAACGAGAAGTAGTCCTTTTAGCCCTGGAGTTGGAATTTCCCCCTCATGAAGCCGAGAAACAATTGGACACCATCATCAACTGGGGCCGGTACGCCGAGATCATCACCTACGACGACAAAACCGAGACCATCTTTTTGGAATGA
- a CDS encoding UPF0182 family protein: protein MSGRKKDEFELILGTSPRSLPWERWLQWALVLFSLWIALLFFPGRLLNFWITWEWFRDLGYESVFWTQWQTRALLFLVGWTIAALFLGLNAFLAARAAGRSPRLWLNLAVAMGFFFGLALQRRWESILLALNAEKFGVADPIFGQDVSWYVFQWPLWIFFQRLAQWGLAPLSALFPLILPVSRRWRWAHLSVLAAFFFLLMAIGYRFDAYHLLYVERPIAFGAGYTEIHARLPALNLLTALMVFLAIVLMLNLWLRQPSLFVFGFGGWLILAFLGLKVYPSLIQTLVVRPNELERESPYLAHSIAFTRRAYGLDRFEEREFAPREAPTPEEIKTNKEILDGIRLWDYRPLLQTLQQIQSIRPYYVFVDVDVDRYRIDGVYRQVMLSVRELDIEALPAPARTWVNRHLVFTHGYGAVMVPVNAFTPEGLPQFLLKDIPPVGAIPLTQPQIYFGERTFDFVLVNTRVPEFDYPRGEENVTTIYQGRTGVKLGGFLRRTLFALYFGDPNLFLSGALTPESRILFWRDIRTRLRMLAPFLRFDADPYAVILDGRIVWVADAYTWTDRYPYSQPYYGLNYIRNSVKAVIDAYDGTVTFYVVEEEPIIRAWRRVFPALWRDFTEMPEELRAHLRYPEGLFRIQAEILRTYHVQDPRTFYNKEDVWAIPLELFAEKPQDMEPYYVQTRVDPGGPVEFVLILPFTPSGRQNMIAWMAARSDPQKYGGVVLYQMTKERLIFGPQQIEARIDQDPVISAQLTLWGQRGSQVIRGNLLVIPIGEAFLYVEPLYLLAEQSHIPELKQVIVATEQRVAMAPTLEQALAQAIGTAPVYGPPGPAVPADKDISTLIQQAYAHYQRAQEAIRQGDWATYGAEIEALGRVLQSLLDAIRER from the coding sequence ATGTCCGGGCGAAAAAAAGACGAATTTGAACTAATACTGGGGACAAGTCCGCGGTCGCTTCCGTGGGAAAGATGGCTCCAATGGGCGCTGGTTTTATTCAGCCTGTGGATAGCGTTGCTGTTCTTTCCCGGGCGTTTGCTGAATTTCTGGATAACCTGGGAATGGTTCCGCGATCTGGGCTATGAGTCGGTCTTCTGGACCCAGTGGCAAACCAGGGCGCTGTTGTTTCTGGTGGGCTGGACTATTGCCGCCCTGTTCCTCGGTTTGAATGCATTTCTGGCCGCACGAGCAGCAGGCCGTTCTCCTCGGCTGTGGCTGAACCTCGCTGTGGCAATGGGATTTTTCTTCGGCCTCGCCCTCCAGAGGCGATGGGAAAGCATCCTGCTGGCTTTAAATGCCGAAAAGTTCGGTGTAGCCGATCCCATCTTCGGCCAGGATGTCAGCTGGTACGTGTTCCAATGGCCGCTGTGGATTTTCTTCCAGAGGCTCGCTCAATGGGGATTGGCCCCTCTATCTGCCCTCTTCCCTTTAATTCTCCCGGTCTCCCGGAGATGGCGCTGGGCCCATCTCTCGGTCCTGGCCGCTTTCTTCTTCCTGCTGATGGCCATTGGCTATCGTTTTGATGCCTATCACCTGCTCTATGTGGAGCGGCCCATCGCTTTCGGAGCCGGATATACGGAGATCCATGCCCGGTTGCCAGCACTGAACCTGCTTACGGCCCTGATGGTCTTTCTGGCGATTGTGCTTATGCTTAACCTTTGGCTCCGACAGCCGTCCCTGTTCGTCTTCGGCTTCGGAGGATGGCTCATCCTGGCCTTCCTCGGCCTTAAAGTCTATCCGAGCCTGATCCAGACTCTGGTGGTGCGCCCCAACGAGTTGGAGCGAGAAAGCCCATACCTGGCCCACAGCATCGCTTTCACACGGCGCGCTTATGGTCTAGATCGCTTTGAGGAACGGGAGTTTGCCCCGCGAGAAGCCCCCACCCCGGAGGAAATTAAAACGAACAAGGAAATCCTGGATGGAATCCGCCTCTGGGATTACCGCCCGCTGCTCCAGACCCTCCAGCAGATCCAAAGCATCCGCCCTTATTACGTCTTTGTTGATGTGGATGTAGATCGCTACCGCATTGATGGCGTCTACCGACAGGTAATGCTGAGCGTCCGCGAGCTGGACATTGAGGCACTGCCTGCACCAGCTCGCACCTGGGTCAACCGACATCTGGTTTTTACTCACGGCTACGGCGCTGTAATGGTCCCAGTAAACGCTTTCACACCGGAGGGCCTTCCCCAGTTCCTGCTCAAGGACATCCCACCTGTGGGAGCCATCCCCCTAACCCAACCGCAGATATATTTCGGAGAGCGCACCTTTGATTTCGTTCTGGTGAACACCCGAGTCCCTGAATTTGACTACCCACGGGGTGAGGAGAACGTCACCACCATTTACCAAGGGCGCACAGGAGTTAAACTGGGAGGTTTTCTCCGGCGAACCCTTTTTGCCCTCTATTTCGGCGACCCTAATCTGTTTTTGAGCGGGGCCCTCACCCCCGAAAGCCGCATCCTGTTCTGGCGGGATATCCGCACCCGATTGCGTATGCTGGCACCCTTCCTTAGGTTTGATGCGGATCCTTACGCCGTGATCTTGGACGGACGCATCGTATGGGTGGCCGACGCTTATACATGGACCGATCGCTACCCCTACAGCCAGCCTTACTACGGCCTCAACTACATCCGGAACAGCGTGAAGGCAGTGATAGATGCCTACGATGGGACAGTGACTTTCTACGTAGTTGAGGAAGAGCCCATCATTCGGGCATGGCGGCGGGTGTTCCCTGCACTTTGGCGGGATTTCACAGAAATGCCAGAAGAACTTCGGGCCCATCTCCGCTATCCAGAAGGCCTCTTCCGGATCCAGGCGGAGATCCTCCGGACCTATCACGTGCAGGATCCCCGGACGTTCTACAACAAAGAAGACGTATGGGCAATTCCCCTGGAGCTCTTTGCTGAGAAGCCCCAGGACATGGAGCCCTATTACGTCCAAACGCGGGTTGATCCCGGCGGACCAGTGGAGTTCGTTCTGATCCTCCCCTTCACACCCTCCGGCCGGCAGAACATGATCGCCTGGATGGCCGCGCGCTCCGATCCTCAAAAGTATGGAGGAGTGGTGCTGTATCAGATGACCAAGGAGCGGCTGATCTTCGGCCCCCAGCAGATTGAAGCCCGTATAGATCAGGACCCCGTAATCTCAGCTCAGCTTACCCTTTGGGGTCAACGTGGTAGCCAGGTTATTCGGGGAAACCTGCTGGTGATCCCGATTGGGGAAGCTTTTCTCTATGTAGAGCCGCTCTATCTCCTGGCGGAGCAGAGCCATATCCCCGAACTTAAGCAAGTGATCGTAGCCACTGAACAGCGCGTGGCAATGGCCCCGACGCTGGAACAGGCCCTGGCCCAGGCTATCGGCACGGCGCCTGTCTATGGCCCTCCAGGCCCAGCCGTTCCCGCAGACAAGGACATCTCAACCCTTATCCAGCAGGCATACGCCCACTACCAACGGGCCCAGGAGGCAATTCGCCAGGGCGATTGGGCGACTTATGGAGCTGAAATTGAGGCATTAGGCCGGGTCCTCCAGAGCCTTCTGGATGCCATCAGGGAGCGTTAG
- a CDS encoding NERD domain-containing protein yields MKVVVNEKLIASRGRLGKIASLAGLVILLVGFGFSFFPRYIYVSFLCLILGLLASNIGTYNLNRWVRRPRNDEVIARALKGLDDRFWLFSYVLPAEHVVLGPTGLFVIKAKSHDGEILCEGNRWRRKFRWSYLLRIFYEEGLGNPTAEVAWEAERLRQFIAQRLPEDAQVEIKEVILFTSPAARLELRAPLTPVLTAKTLKNHIRQKGAETLPHNVYQKLLGLFRQYAEEKGVA; encoded by the coding sequence ATGAAAGTGGTGGTTAACGAAAAACTCATAGCTTCAAGAGGACGCCTTGGGAAAATCGCCAGCCTTGCCGGATTGGTTATCCTCCTGGTAGGGTTTGGTTTCAGCTTTTTCCCTCGCTACATCTACGTCTCTTTCCTGTGCCTCATACTGGGGCTGCTGGCCTCCAACATAGGCACATATAACCTGAACCGTTGGGTCAGGCGCCCCCGCAACGATGAAGTGATCGCCCGCGCCCTTAAAGGCCTGGACGACCGTTTCTGGCTCTTCAGCTATGTTCTTCCCGCCGAACATGTGGTGCTGGGACCCACAGGCCTCTTCGTGATAAAAGCCAAATCCCACGATGGGGAAATACTGTGCGAAGGGAACCGCTGGCGCCGCAAGTTCCGCTGGTCATACCTTCTGCGCATCTTCTACGAAGAAGGCCTCGGCAACCCTACAGCTGAGGTCGCTTGGGAAGCAGAGCGACTTCGCCAGTTCATCGCCCAAAGACTACCCGAAGATGCACAGGTGGAAATAAAAGAGGTGATCCTCTTTACCAGCCCCGCCGCTCGCCTTGAGCTCCGGGCTCCCCTTACTCCAGTCCTGACAGCTAAAACTCTAAAAAATCACATCCGCCAGAAAGGCGCCGAAACCCTCCCTCACAATGTGTACCAGAAATTGCTCGGGCTTTTCCGCCAGTACGCTGAAGAAAAAGGGGTAGCCTGA
- a CDS encoding carboxypeptidase-like regulatory domain-containing protein, whose translation MELKDFPRPPADNGRGIHWSASIYHPEGEALRYWINELKEMNIKWVKLLDDGAGSSLKLCEALLNEGIMPVVRLYRHEPNPGHIGGREVETVKKLVSIGVRYLETNNEPNIPIEWKGGYMPPNWVEIVVENFIIDADIILGLGGLPAIPAFSVGEKTDIFSEIARRRPDLFEAGIWAAIHNYTLNHPIDYPYDPVNQEGKPLTREEYLSYGPVEWVWDRNPLEWINEWRAKDKNPGATVMEDPSCFLAFEQVNALIVRACGHSIPIISTEGGPSVGSRDDRRYPRITPALHRDIVVAINDFMQRQAPPYYFAMCHWLIANYKIGHFDPTWETQAWYTDWWNDLFGLSGRLPAVDAVKAMPSLVRVGLGTGAIAGILRDKEGRNLVAIPVALYQKGARIGLTYTDITGLFRFSSVPPGEYDIVVEKVGAIALGVELAEGENKILDLEPLEVGIRGAIAGKVMDERGKPQPGVEVILLKEGKPLAKTRSSALGEYSFQNLGEGIYGLKAGPLVLYSVALDGWKEEKLDITLPAPPGYRYKVITKRLLPPEETMNRRLFYGQVLDENGIPISGIKVMMSWTGAPPGTPFPIRITGQVVGKPPGYYEFLHTPGEYQLMVVQGDWESEVADGLNTASVPGREPGAPVTYEVNFQLLPVGQPQGAIIRGELSGIPQGHRVILRAPGFSRVAELESKSRFAFYGLSPGEYSLELEGLGTIASGLKVTDSEVFFLLMPFQSTIQGRVSGLEEGTSLRLVSEEFGWEVETKAGPGGAFRFENLPRGRYHILIGEKELAEAEVDGLSIFTLPDLFLEGPFSFIGGKVLDDLGRAVGKLKLTLLKEGVKVAETTTSADGSYRFSYIKAGIYEIRAEGFGVVKSNLIVDGQSPYQVDITLPAIKPRKPLSRCLYFGSLPLKGVARVNFLVSLQYIVATGTPVVFSLKEASQAQEVIIVGDERLIGPEEEQALKETGCEVGRISGDSYAIARTLGL comes from the coding sequence ATGGAGCTCAAAGATTTCCCCCGTCCCCCCGCTGATAACGGAAGGGGTATCCACTGGTCTGCAAGCATCTACCATCCGGAAGGAGAAGCCCTCCGCTACTGGATAAATGAACTCAAAGAGATGAACATAAAATGGGTGAAGCTCCTGGACGATGGCGCAGGCTCTTCTCTGAAGCTATGCGAAGCCCTCTTAAATGAAGGCATAATGCCTGTGGTCAGGCTCTACCGGCACGAGCCTAACCCCGGCCACATCGGCGGAAGAGAAGTGGAGACCGTTAAAAAGCTTGTGTCCATTGGTGTCCGCTACCTTGAAACCAACAATGAGCCCAACATACCGATAGAATGGAAAGGCGGATATATGCCTCCCAACTGGGTGGAAATAGTGGTTGAGAACTTCATAATTGACGCCGATATAATCCTGGGCCTGGGAGGGCTTCCGGCAATACCGGCCTTTTCCGTCGGTGAAAAAACGGACATTTTCTCCGAAATAGCCCGCAGACGTCCGGACTTGTTTGAGGCAGGGATATGGGCCGCAATCCACAATTATACCCTCAACCACCCCATTGACTACCCTTATGACCCTGTCAATCAGGAAGGCAAGCCTCTAACCCGTGAGGAGTACCTGAGCTACGGCCCGGTGGAATGGGTATGGGATAGGAACCCCCTGGAATGGATTAACGAATGGCGAGCGAAGGACAAAAACCCGGGCGCCACGGTTATGGAGGACCCTTCCTGCTTCCTGGCTTTTGAGCAAGTCAATGCCTTAATCGTGCGGGCCTGTGGCCATTCAATCCCCATTATCTCCACCGAAGGAGGACCATCAGTAGGCTCACGGGATGACCGACGTTATCCGCGCATAACTCCGGCTCTCCACCGGGATATAGTGGTGGCCATAAACGACTTCATGCAGCGACAGGCCCCCCCTTACTACTTCGCCATGTGCCACTGGCTCATAGCCAACTACAAAATCGGGCACTTTGACCCCACCTGGGAGACACAGGCTTGGTATACTGACTGGTGGAACGACCTCTTCGGCCTGAGCGGGCGCCTGCCGGCTGTTGATGCGGTGAAAGCGATGCCCAGCTTGGTGAGAGTAGGCCTGGGCACAGGGGCCATCGCTGGAATTTTGAGGGATAAAGAGGGAAGAAACCTCGTAGCCATTCCTGTAGCCCTTTACCAAAAAGGGGCAAGAATCGGCCTTACTTACACGGATATAACCGGCCTGTTTAGATTTTCTAGCGTTCCTCCTGGCGAATACGACATAGTGGTGGAAAAGGTTGGAGCTATAGCCCTGGGGGTTGAGCTGGCCGAAGGAGAAAACAAGATTCTGGACCTGGAACCCCTTGAAGTGGGAATTAGAGGAGCCATTGCGGGCAAAGTGATGGATGAAAGGGGTAAGCCCCAGCCCGGCGTGGAGGTTATCCTGCTTAAAGAGGGGAAACCTCTGGCTAAGACCCGCTCCTCAGCCTTAGGCGAATACTCCTTCCAGAACCTCGGAGAAGGGATTTACGGACTCAAAGCAGGCCCTCTGGTTCTCTACTCCGTAGCCCTGGATGGGTGGAAGGAAGAAAAATTGGACATAACCCTGCCGGCGCCTCCTGGATATCGCTACAAAGTTATCACTAAAAGGCTGCTTCCCCCTGAAGAGACCATGAACCGGCGTCTCTTCTACGGCCAGGTCCTGGACGAAAACGGTATTCCGATATCGGGAATAAAAGTGATGATGAGCTGGACCGGGGCGCCTCCTGGTACCCCCTTCCCCATCAGAATCACGGGGCAGGTGGTTGGGAAACCTCCCGGATATTATGAATTCCTCCACACCCCCGGAGAATATCAGCTTATGGTGGTCCAGGGCGATTGGGAAAGCGAGGTAGCCGATGGGCTTAATACTGCCAGCGTTCCCGGTAGAGAGCCAGGCGCCCCTGTAACCTACGAGGTGAACTTTCAGCTTCTTCCGGTGGGCCAACCGCAGGGAGCCATTATCAGGGGCGAACTTTCGGGTATTCCGCAAGGTCACAGAGTTATCCTGAGAGCACCAGGATTCTCCCGCGTGGCTGAGCTGGAAAGCAAAAGCCGCTTCGCCTTCTACGGTTTGTCCCCCGGAGAGTATTCCCTGGAATTGGAAGGGCTGGGCACCATAGCCTCGGGATTGAAAGTGACTGACTCCGAAGTCTTTTTCCTCCTGATGCCTTTCCAGAGCACCATCCAGGGCAGAGTTTCAGGCCTTGAAGAGGGGACCTCCCTGCGCCTGGTCTCGGAAGAATTCGGGTGGGAAGTGGAAACAAAAGCAGGCCCCGGGGGTGCTTTCCGCTTTGAGAACCTTCCGCGAGGGAGATACCATATCCTGATCGGGGAAAAAGAGCTTGCAGAGGCAGAAGTGGATGGCCTTTCCATTTTTACTCTACCAGATTTATTCCTGGAAGGCCCCTTTAGCTTTATAGGGGGAAAAGTGCTGGATGACCTGGGCAGGGCTGTAGGGAAACTGAAGCTTACTCTCCTGAAAGAGGGCGTAAAGGTAGCCGAGACCACCACGAGCGCCGATGGCTCATACCGGTTTTCATACATAAAGGCTGGAATATACGAGATCAGAGCCGAGGGATTCGGCGTGGTCAAAAGCAACCTCATAGTGGATGGTCAGAGCCCTTACCAGGTAGACATCACCCTCCCGGCCATTAAACCTCGTAAGCCTCTCAGCCGTTGTCTCTACTTTGGTTCCCTCCCTCTAAAGGGGGTGGCCCGGGTCAATTTCCTGGTATCGCTTCAATACATTGTGGCAACGGGGACTCCGGTGGTTTTCTCCCTCAAAGAAGCCTCTCAGGCTCAGGAAGTAATAATTGTGGGGGATGAAAGGCTAATCGGGCCTGAGGAAGAGCAAGCCTTGAAGGAAACCGGGTGCGAAGTTGGCCGTATATCGGGCGATAGCTATGCCATTGCTCGGACTCTTGGCCTTTGA
- a CDS encoding SDR family oxidoreductase has translation MSYLEELFSLKGKVALLTGGAGVLAEAIARGLGRAGARLVITDIVSPEERVAELRAEGLEAWGYYMNVLHREEIEAVAERVRQEIGPVNILVNLAGGNMPEATAGPDRSFFDIPLEALEKVIALNLFGGAILPSQVFARQMVELSEGVILNISSMAAFRPLTRVVGYAAAKAAVSNFTQWLAVHLAREYSPKIRVNAIAPGFFLTRQNRYLLLDEQGNLTPRGQAILAHTPMGRFGNPEDLIGTVIWLASPASAFVTGVVVPVDGGFNAYAGV, from the coding sequence ATGAGCTATCTGGAAGAATTGTTCTCTCTTAAAGGTAAAGTCGCGTTGCTGACAGGCGGCGCGGGTGTGCTGGCCGAAGCCATTGCCAGAGGCCTTGGCCGAGCAGGCGCTCGCCTAGTAATTACGGATATCGTGTCGCCGGAAGAGCGCGTGGCTGAACTTCGCGCAGAAGGTCTAGAAGCCTGGGGCTACTATATGAACGTATTGCACAGGGAAGAAATTGAGGCAGTAGCTGAGCGGGTTCGGCAGGAAATAGGACCAGTGAACATCCTGGTGAACCTTGCGGGTGGAAACATGCCTGAAGCAACAGCTGGACCGGACAGGTCATTCTTTGATATTCCGCTGGAGGCTTTGGAGAAAGTAATAGCTCTCAACCTTTTCGGGGGGGCGATACTTCCATCTCAAGTCTTTGCCCGGCAAATGGTGGAATTGAGTGAAGGCGTTATCCTGAACATCTCTTCCATGGCGGCCTTTCGCCCGCTAACCCGTGTGGTTGGTTATGCTGCTGCTAAGGCAGCCGTAAGCAACTTTACCCAGTGGTTAGCGGTCCATTTAGCCCGGGAGTATTCTCCTAAGATTCGGGTCAATGCTATTGCGCCTGGGTTTTTCTTAACGCGTCAGAATCGCTACCTTTTGTTGGACGAACAGGGGAACCTTACACCGCGTGGGCAAGCCATCCTTGCCCACACTCCTATGGGTCGTTTTGGAAACCCGGAAGACCTGATAGGCACTGTAATCTGGCTTGCTTCCCCGGCCAGCGCTTTCGTGACCGGTGTAGTGGTGCCGGTAGATGGTGGTTTTAATGCTTACGCAGGAGTTTAA
- the gndA gene encoding NADP-dependent phosphogluconate dehydrogenase, protein MSECDIGIIGLAAMGQNLALNFARRGFRVCVYNRTAERTQAFLMQRVHNEPILAAYTLEDFVRSLARPRRILLMVRAGPAVDEMLEGLIPLLEKGDVVMDGGNSHYIDTERRIERLAARGIQFLGVGISGGLKGALYGPSIMPGGSLEGYKMIEEMLIRIAATSDEGPCCAYMGRGGAGHYVKMVHNAIEYAIMQGIAESYDFMKNALGMSPEAIAEVFERWNEGTLKSYLMELAAQVLRYRDTETGEPLVELILDKAEQKGTGRWAAQSALELGVPTLTLTAAVIARILSHFKADRERIAASFPWPKDRLEAPLEGLLSDLESALNLTVLVAFSQGLWLLHEASKVYRYGTDRAEALRIWQAGSIVRARWLRFLREVLQRNPEDPHLLFDPGFQSELQSRLFPAMRILQRSMEWGVPMPALGTAVEYVLSMRRAKLPANLIQAQRDAFGAHTYERVDKPGVFHTEWETGGGGDELSGRIVLS, encoded by the coding sequence ATGAGCGAATGCGATATCGGTATCATAGGCTTAGCAGCGATGGGGCAGAACCTGGCTCTCAATTTTGCTCGGCGCGGCTTTCGGGTATGTGTCTACAACCGAACTGCCGAGCGCACGCAGGCTTTCTTAATGCAACGTGTCCACAATGAACCAATTTTGGCTGCTTACACCCTGGAGGACTTTGTCCGGAGCCTGGCGCGCCCCAGACGCATCTTGCTTATGGTTCGTGCTGGCCCAGCGGTAGATGAAATGCTTGAAGGCTTGATTCCTCTCCTGGAAAAAGGGGACGTAGTAATGGACGGAGGCAATTCCCACTATATTGACACCGAGCGTCGGATAGAACGTTTGGCGGCTCGCGGGATCCAGTTTCTGGGGGTTGGAATCAGCGGAGGTTTGAAGGGGGCACTGTATGGGCCATCCATCATGCCAGGCGGGTCTTTAGAAGGCTATAAAATGATAGAAGAAATGCTCATCCGCATTGCCGCCACGAGCGATGAAGGGCCATGTTGTGCCTATATGGGCCGGGGCGGAGCTGGCCATTATGTCAAAATGGTGCACAACGCCATTGAGTATGCCATCATGCAAGGCATTGCTGAAAGTTACGATTTCATGAAAAACGCACTGGGGATGTCCCCAGAGGCCATTGCAGAGGTCTTTGAGCGCTGGAATGAAGGAACTCTTAAGTCGTACTTGATGGAATTGGCCGCTCAGGTGCTCAGGTATCGGGACACGGAAACGGGGGAACCGCTGGTGGAGCTCATTTTGGACAAAGCGGAGCAGAAAGGAACAGGCCGCTGGGCAGCTCAGAGCGCTCTGGAGCTCGGAGTCCCGACACTGACTCTGACTGCAGCGGTAATTGCCCGCATCCTTTCCCATTTCAAGGCTGACCGGGAACGGATTGCGGCAAGTTTCCCATGGCCAAAGGATCGCCTGGAAGCACCATTGGAGGGGTTGCTATCGGACCTGGAATCCGCATTGAACCTTACAGTTCTGGTAGCCTTTTCACAAGGGCTATGGTTGCTCCACGAGGCCTCAAAGGTTTACCGGTACGGGACTGATCGGGCGGAAGCGTTACGTATATGGCAGGCGGGCTCCATTGTCCGGGCTCGCTGGTTGCGTTTCCTGCGGGAAGTTCTGCAGAGAAACCCCGAAGATCCCCACCTCCTCTTTGACCCGGGGTTTCAATCCGAATTGCAAAGCCGGCTTTTCCCGGCAATGCGGATCCTGCAGCGCTCTATGGAATGGGGAGTCCCGATGCCGGCTTTAGGAACTGCTGTGGAGTATGTGTTATCCATGCGTCGTGCTAAACTTCCAGCAAACCTGATCCAGGCCCAGCGGGATGCGTTTGGTGCTCACACTTATGAACGTGTGGATAAACCTGGGGTATTCCATACTGAGTGGGAAACAGGAGGTGGAGGGGATGAGCTATCTGGAAGAATTGTTCTCTCTTAA